The DNA sequence AGTATTACGGACCTCTTAACCGGCCTGCTGAGGGCTATTATAATGTTCTCCCTTTTCCTCCTCCTGAGAAGGAAGGTGACCCGCACCTCAGGAGTACGAGAGAGGTGAGCGGCTATCGTGCTCATGCCATTGATGGTGATATTGGTCATGTGGACGATTTTATTTTAGATATGGAAGATTGGGTTATCCGTCATATGGTGATAGATACCGGGAGTTGGTTGCCTGGCAAAAAAGTGTTGATTCCTCCTGACTGGGTTACGAGGATAAGCTGGCGCAATGAAAAGGTCTATGTAGATATTCCCAAAGATACCATTAAGGATAGCCCCGAGTATGATCCGTCTGCTCCGGTGAACCGGCAGTATGAGATTCGCCTCTACGATTATTATGGCCGCCCGAAGTATTGGAGTGGTGGTTAACGGGTCTATCTTATGCTTATCAGAAGAAAAGATTATGCGGGGAGTTGAGAAAGGGGTGAGATTATGGCAAAGGTAGCAATTAATGGTATGGGGAGAATAGGAAGAGCGGCTTTTAAAATTATTCTTGATAGGCCGGAATTGGAGCTTGTAGCAATTAATGATTTAATTCCGCCAGATGGTCTTGCGTATTTACTACAGTATGATACTTGTTACGGGCGGTATGAGAAAAAAGTGGAAAGTGATGACAATGGTCTGGCTGTCGATGGTGTCAAATATAAGGTTGTAAGCGAAAAAGACCCTACAAAACTTCCCTGGAGAGATTTAGGGGTTGATATTGTTTTTGAATGTACGGGTATCTTTACCAAAAAGGAGGACTTGGAGAAACACATCAGGGCAGGTGCAAAACACGTCATTTTATCAGCTCCATCAAAGAGTGCAGAGATCGTTACGGTTGTCTACGGTGTCAATAAATCGGAATCACCAGTCCAGGTCATATCCTGTGCCAGTTGTACTACAAACTGTATTACCCCTGTTGTTGAAATTATGGGAAGGAGAATAGGAATAAAAAAAGCCATAATGACGACGGTGCACGCTTATACTTCTACCCAAAGCCTTGTAGATGGGTTTAGTAAAGAGATACGAAGAGGAAGGTCCGGGGCAGTAAATTTAGTGCCAAGTTCAACAGGTGCAGCTATAGCAACTACCAAATCCCTCCCGCAGTATGATGGAAAATTTGATGGAGTAGCTATACGAGCCCCGCTTCCTGTAGGTTCCATTGCGGACATTGTTTTCCTTACCGAAAGAGAGACGACGGTAGAAGAAGTGAATCGTATATTTGTGGAAGAATCGAAAAGCGATAGGTACAGAGATGTATTGGGGGTTGCAGAAGCTCCATTCGTCTCTTCAGATATCATAAAAGACCCTCGTGCTTCTGTTGTCGATCTGGAGCTTACTCAGGTGGTGGATAAAGATCTTGTTAAGGTTATGAGCTGGTATGATAACGAATGGGGTTATACGAACCAGATGATACGGGAAGGTGTACGGATAGCTAAGGGAGTGTAATTCTGTTGTAGGAAATGTATTTCCCTAATACATAAATCGATAGGAAATGCCGGTAAAGAACAGATTCAAAAGGTAAGAAACATAACTCCGTTAGTCCTTATTAAAAATTCCAGCAAAGGTAGTAAATTCCAACCCGTAATATATGTCCTTATTGTGTAAATTCTTGTACGGGTATTGCAGGAGAGACTGCATATCTCTTCTGCAAATATTTTAGTATGGAGGATACCTATGATGAATAACAAATACATTCGCTGGTTTGAGAATGTAAGTTCTCAGGACGTACCACTCGTAGGAGGAAAAAATGCATCTTTGGGAGAAATGATCAGTATGCTCAAAGATGAGGGAATTCGTGTACCTGATGGATTTGCCACGACATCTGATGCTTATTGGGAATTTGTAAAGCAGAACAATTTGAGAGAAAAGATACAAACCAATCTTGATGATTTTAAGCGCGGAAGTAAACAACTTGAGGATACGGGAAAATCGATACGCCGGTTCTTTCTTCATGGCACATTTCCCGATGATATTACTCAAAATATTCGGGATGCCTACAGAGAACTCTGTAAGCGATACCGGATGGATGAGGTAGATGTTGCCGTAAGAAGCAGCGCAACAGCGGAGGATTTACCCGAAGCGAGTTTTGCGGGACAACAGGAGACGTTTTTGAATGTGACAGGTGAAGAAGAACTTTTGGATGCTTGCCGGAAATGCTACGCCTCTCTCTTCACCGACCGGGCGATTGCATATCGTGAAGAATGGGGATTTGAGCATACGAAGGTTGCTTTATCCATTGGAGTGCAAAAGATGGTGCGTTCTGACAAAGCCGGTGCAGGAGTTATGTTCTCTGTTGATACCGAAACTGGGTTTCAAAATGTTGTTATCATTAACGCTTCATGGGGATTGGGTGAAAACGTTGTTCAGGGCGCTGTGACACCGGATGAATATATGGTTTTTAAACCGTTACTCGACCGTAAGAAACTGAAGCCAATATTGGAGAAGGAATTAGGCGCAAAAGAAAAAAAGATGATCTATGTAAAGGGGAGGAGTGGTAATACCAAGAATGTTAATACGACGAGAGACGAGCGTTTATCTTTTGTTCTGAAAGATGATGAAATTCTGAAATTAGCCCGATGGGCCTGTGTTATTGAGAAACACTACGGCAGACCGATGGATATGGAATGGGCTAAGGATGGAGAAACCGGAGAGCTATTTATCGTACAGGCGCGCCCGGAAACGGTACAATCCCGAAGAATAGCCGCAGAGTTCAAGACATACAAGCTGAAAGAAAGTGGCAAACGGCTGCTTACCGGTCTTGCTATTGGTGAGGCCATAGCCACCGGCAAAGCTTGTATAATCAAGAGTTCTGATGAGATAGGAGGATTCAAAGAAGGAACCATTTTAGTGACGGGAATGACTGACCCCGACTGGGTACCGATTATGAAGAAGGCAAAGGGTATTGTTACTGACTATGGTGGACGTACCTCCCATGCGGCTATTGTAAGCAGAGAATTAGGCGTTCCAGCTATTGTAGGTACAGGAGATGCGACAAAATTCTTAAAAGATGGCCAGGAGATAACCATCTCCTGCGCTGAGGGTGATCATGGTTATATCTATGAGGGTGTCCTTCAGTTTGAAGAATCAGAGATAAGTTTGAAAGATATTCCTGATACGAAAACCCAGATCATGATGAATATTGCCAGTCCGGAAGCATCTTTCCGGTGGTGGCGCTTGCCCTGTAAAGGGATTGGACTGGCTCGTATGGAGTTTATTATCAATAATATTATCAAGATTCATCCTATGGCTCTTATTCATTTCAGTAAGGTAGAAGATAGAATAGCCCGTGAACACATTGAGGAACTTACTCAAGGATATAAGGATAAAACAGAATATTTTGTGGAGATTTTAGCACGGGGCATTGCAAAAATTGCTGCTCCCCAATATCCTCATGATGTGATTGTCCGGATGAGTGATTTTAAGACTAACGAATATGCAAATCTTATCGGAGGCAGGCAGTTCGAACCCAGAGAGGAAAACCCTATGCTTGGTTTTCGTGGGGCTTCACGATATTACAATGCTCGTTATCGTGAGGGATTTGCATTGGAATGCCGGGCAATTAAACAGGTTCGCGAGGAGATGGGCATGGCCAATGTTATTATCATGATACCGTTCTGCCGAACCCTTGAGGAAGCAGATCGGGTGCTTGATGTGCTGGCAGAGAACGGATTAAAGAGACATGAGAACGGTCTTCAAATCTATGTTATGAGTGAAGTCCCGTCAAATGTGATATTAGCAGAAAGATTTGCAGAGCGTTTTGACGGCTTTTCCATCGGGTCTAATGATCTTACCCAACTTATTCTTGGAATAGACCGCGATTCAGCAGAGCTGGCTGAACTTTTTGATGAACGTAATGAGGCCGTTAAGCATATGATACAAAAACAGATTGAGGATGCACATAAAACTCATACAAAGGTTGGCATCTGTGGACAAGCGCCGAGTGATTACCCTGATTTTGCCGAGTTTTTGATTAAGGCTGGCATCGACTCTCTATCTCTGAATCCAGACAGCGTAATCGAAACAAAACGACACGTTGCTGAAATTGAAAAAAGAAGAATCGGCAAATGATTTTCCTGCTACAAAACAAATAGTGTGGAGGATGGTATTGATGAAGAGAATATTTCTTAATTGTACCTCGTGTGTTTTTATGCTTATTGTATTCTCAGGAATTTTTGTATGCCTTCAGACTGGTTGCACAAATAAGAGAAACGATACTGTTCAGATAATTGGCTTCCCACAATCGTATGCAGATCTTGCAGAGAAGGTGAGACCCGCAGTAGTCAATATCAGTGCTGTAACCACAGTTACTATCCCTGGCAATCCTTTCAGACAGTTTTTCGGGCAGGACCAGGGTGGACCTCTTGAGGAATTCTTCCGGAGATTTTTTGGCGATGTGCCGGACAGGGAATTGCGGCAGAGGAGTCTTGGCTCAGGATTCATTATTGATGAGGATGGTTATATTGTAACCAATAATCATGTTGTAGAAAGAGCGGATGAGATTAGTGTTAAATTAGCTGACGGAAGAGAATACAAGGCAAAGGTTATAGGGAGAGACTCAAAGACTGACATTGCCCTTATTAAGATCTCATCGTTATTTACCCACCTTCCATTCCTTTCTCTTGGCGATTCAGATGCGATGAGAGTAGGAGATTGGGTACTTGCTATTGGAAACCCTTTTGGGCTGGAACATACGGTAACACAAGGAATTATTAGCGCCACAGGACGGGTAATCGGCGCCGGCCCGTATGATAATTTTCTTCAAACCGATGCGCCCATCAATCCTGGCAATAGTGGAGGTCCCCTTGTTAATTTACAAGGAGAAGTTATTGGAATCAATACTGCAATCGTTGCTGCAGGACAGGGGATTGGTTTTGCTATTCCTATTAACCTGGCAAAATCAATTGTCTCACAACTGAAAGAAAAAGGCAGTGTTGTCCGTGGGTGGATTGGGGTATCTGTTCAAACAGTAACACCTGAGATAGCAGACTTCTTTAAATTGAAAGGACCAAAAGGTGTGCTTGTTGGAGATATCATACCTGGAGGGCCGGCAGATAAAGCAGGGATAAAGAGAGGAGATATTATTATTAATTTTGATGGAAAGGAGATTAAGGATGTATCAGACCTTCCGCGCTTAGTGGCTGGGACACCGGTCGGAAAGGATGTGAATGTTATGGTAATAAGGGGAGGTGATGAGATATCTGTTACGCTAAAAGTAGAGGAGTTAAAGGAAGAAAGAATCCTTTCTCAGGCGCAGACACCAGAGTCAAAGCTGGGTATGAGGGTAGACAATATAAATCGGCGCTGGCAAATGGAGTTTGGAATTACGGATGAATCCGGAGTTGTCGTAATTGATGTAGCGCCCAATAGCCAGGCTGATCTTGCGGGTATGCTGGTAGGCGATGTGATAACGGAAATTAATCGAAAACCCATCGAAGATACAAGCGACTACAAATCCGCTATGGAACAAGCGGAACGAGGCAAACCTCTTCTTTTCCTGGTAAATAGAAGAGGACAGGCTTTTTATGTAACAATAAATATTTCATGAAAGGAG is a window from the Candidatus Jettenia sp. genome containing:
- a CDS encoding PRC-barrel domain-containing protein, coding for MLISIKSLYGYKIHAVDDDIGEVYEFLFDDKSWTIRYLVVDTSSWLPGRKVLISPVVFKQPDLASEKFPVALTREEVKNSPDIAADKPVSLQHQIELYKYYGPLNRPAEGYYNVLPFPPPEKEGDPHLRSTREVSGYRAHAIDGDIGHVDDFILDMEDWVIRHMVIDTGSWLPGKKVLIPPDWVTRISWRNEKVYVDIPKDTIKDSPEYDPSAPVNRQYEIRLYDYYGRPKYWSGG
- a CDS encoding DegQ family serine endoprotease, with amino-acid sequence MKRIFLNCTSCVFMLIVFSGIFVCLQTGCTNKRNDTVQIIGFPQSYADLAEKVRPAVVNISAVTTVTIPGNPFRQFFGQDQGGPLEEFFRRFFGDVPDRELRQRSLGSGFIIDEDGYIVTNNHVVERADEISVKLADGREYKAKVIGRDSKTDIALIKISSLFTHLPFLSLGDSDAMRVGDWVLAIGNPFGLEHTVTQGIISATGRVIGAGPYDNFLQTDAPINPGNSGGPLVNLQGEVIGINTAIVAAGQGIGFAIPINLAKSIVSQLKEKGSVVRGWIGVSVQTVTPEIADFFKLKGPKGVLVGDIIPGGPADKAGIKRGDIIINFDGKEIKDVSDLPRLVAGTPVGKDVNVMVIRGGDEISVTLKVEELKEERILSQAQTPESKLGMRVDNINRRWQMEFGITDESGVVVIDVAPNSQADLAGMLVGDVITEINRKPIEDTSDYKSAMEQAERGKPLLFLVNRRGQAFYVTINIS
- the ppsA gene encoding phosphoenolpyruvate synthase, whose translation is MMNNKYIRWFENVSSQDVPLVGGKNASLGEMISMLKDEGIRVPDGFATTSDAYWEFVKQNNLREKIQTNLDDFKRGSKQLEDTGKSIRRFFLHGTFPDDITQNIRDAYRELCKRYRMDEVDVAVRSSATAEDLPEASFAGQQETFLNVTGEEELLDACRKCYASLFTDRAIAYREEWGFEHTKVALSIGVQKMVRSDKAGAGVMFSVDTETGFQNVVIINASWGLGENVVQGAVTPDEYMVFKPLLDRKKLKPILEKELGAKEKKMIYVKGRSGNTKNVNTTRDERLSFVLKDDEILKLARWACVIEKHYGRPMDMEWAKDGETGELFIVQARPETVQSRRIAAEFKTYKLKESGKRLLTGLAIGEAIATGKACIIKSSDEIGGFKEGTILVTGMTDPDWVPIMKKAKGIVTDYGGRTSHAAIVSRELGVPAIVGTGDATKFLKDGQEITISCAEGDHGYIYEGVLQFEESEISLKDIPDTKTQIMMNIASPEASFRWWRLPCKGIGLARMEFIINNIIKIHPMALIHFSKVEDRIAREHIEELTQGYKDKTEYFVEILARGIAKIAAPQYPHDVIVRMSDFKTNEYANLIGGRQFEPREENPMLGFRGASRYYNARYREGFALECRAIKQVREEMGMANVIIMIPFCRTLEEADRVLDVLAENGLKRHENGLQIYVMSEVPSNVILAERFAERFDGFSIGSNDLTQLILGIDRDSAELAELFDERNEAVKHMIQKQIEDAHKTHTKVGICGQAPSDYPDFAEFLIKAGIDSLSLNPDSVIETKRHVAEIEKRRIGK
- the gap gene encoding type I glyceraldehyde-3-phosphate dehydrogenase yields the protein MAKVAINGMGRIGRAAFKIILDRPELELVAINDLIPPDGLAYLLQYDTCYGRYEKKVESDDNGLAVDGVKYKVVSEKDPTKLPWRDLGVDIVFECTGIFTKKEDLEKHIRAGAKHVILSAPSKSAEIVTVVYGVNKSESPVQVISCASCTTNCITPVVEIMGRRIGIKKAIMTTVHAYTSTQSLVDGFSKEIRRGRSGAVNLVPSSTGAAIATTKSLPQYDGKFDGVAIRAPLPVGSIADIVFLTERETTVEEVNRIFVEESKSDRYRDVLGVAEAPFVSSDIIKDPRASVVDLELTQVVDKDLVKVMSWYDNEWGYTNQMIREGVRIAKGV